Proteins co-encoded in one Waddlia chondrophila WSU 86-1044 genomic window:
- the lpxA gene encoding acyl-ACP--UDP-N-acetylglucosamine O-acyltransferase → MSESKIHPMAYVESGAKIGKNVTIEPFAVVKGNVTLEDHVVIKSHAYIDGYTTIGEGTVIYPNASIGTKSQDLKYRGERTFVNIGKHCEIREFVTINSSSGEDTYVKVGDNCFIMAYCHIAHNSVIGNHVVMSNNATLAGHVTIEDFAIIGGLTPIHQYVRVGTYAMVGGMSRVPHDVPPYTIGAGIPFKFGGLNLIGLKRHGFSLETRKALSQAFKLTFRSKLHLDEAIARIESELPLLPEIENWISFCKRTKRGIIGLQGVINAEEEEIPFTDEEEEEVSVKETQAVTV, encoded by the coding sequence ATGAGCGAATCAAAGATCCATCCCATGGCTTATGTGGAGTCAGGAGCAAAGATAGGAAAAAACGTCACGATTGAGCCTTTCGCTGTTGTCAAGGGCAACGTGACTCTCGAAGACCACGTTGTGATTAAATCCCATGCTTATATCGACGGATATACAACGATTGGCGAAGGCACAGTGATCTATCCGAATGCCAGTATCGGTACCAAGTCGCAAGACCTGAAATATCGGGGAGAGAGAACTTTTGTCAATATCGGCAAACACTGCGAGATTCGCGAGTTTGTCACCATTAACTCCTCTTCCGGTGAAGACACTTATGTGAAAGTGGGTGACAATTGTTTCATCATGGCATACTGCCATATTGCGCATAATAGTGTCATCGGCAACCATGTTGTAATGAGTAATAACGCAACTCTTGCCGGGCATGTCACGATCGAAGATTTTGCGATCATCGGAGGCCTTACTCCCATTCATCAATACGTTCGAGTGGGAACTTATGCGATGGTGGGAGGCATGAGTCGTGTGCCGCACGATGTTCCTCCTTATACGATTGGCGCAGGAATTCCGTTTAAATTCGGCGGATTGAATCTCATAGGACTCAAACGGCATGGGTTTTCTCTTGAAACACGAAAAGCGTTGAGTCAAGCGTTCAAGCTGACGTTCCGTTCCAAGCTTCATCTTGACGAAGCAATTGCCCGCATTGAATCCGAGCTGCCTCTTTTACCGGAAATTGAAAATTGGATCTCTTTTTGCAAGAGAACAAAAAGAGGGATTATCGGACTTCAGGGAGTGATTAATGCTGA
- the fabZ gene encoding 3-hydroxyacyl-ACP dehydratase FabZ, whose translation MPSDTLDYPETLDIKEIIKILPHRYPFLLVDKILKVDMEKGYILGQKNLTINEAFFQGHFPGAPIMPGVLILEALAQTGAVLVHLSGQKEKVGVLLNVKNAKFRNPVKPGDILYLEGEGIHISSKGGKVRATATVNGKVAVEAEMGFALVDKSQI comes from the coding sequence ATGCCCTCCGATACATTAGACTATCCGGAAACACTTGATATTAAGGAAATCATTAAAATTCTGCCACATCGCTATCCTTTTCTTTTAGTGGATAAGATCCTAAAAGTGGATATGGAAAAAGGGTACATCCTTGGGCAGAAAAATCTGACAATAAATGAAGCATTTTTTCAGGGGCATTTCCCCGGCGCTCCCATTATGCCGGGCGTATTGATCTTGGAAGCCCTTGCTCAAACAGGCGCTGTTTTGGTGCACTTGAGCGGCCAGAAGGAGAAAGTTGGAGTTCTTCTCAACGTTAAGAATGCAAAGTTTAGAAACCCGGTTAAACCAGGCGACATTTTATATCTAGAAGGGGAAGGAATCCATATTAGCAGCAAGGGAGGCAAGGTTCGAGCAACTGCTACCGTGAATGGAAAGGTGGCTGTCGAGGCTGAAATGGGATTCGCTCTTGTGGACAAAAGCCAAATCTAA
- the lpxC gene encoding UDP-3-O-acyl-N-acetylglucosamine deacetylase: MAVVAEGIATSTRTQNTIGEAVSFSGIGIHTGKVVSIRFVPSECGTGVVFKRIDLPGHPEIPATLEYVCDTSRSTTIGISDVRIHTVEHVLAAVRACQIDNLIIEISSIEPPVGNGSSDVFIEMIKKVGVVGQEGSAPIVYLDQPIYWSEEEVHVVAIPYDGYKISYTLNYPDSAILKCQYQSFEITEEIFIKELSQCRTFSEYREVEMLMKRGLIKGGSLDNAVIIKDEAVFSKGGLYFQDEMARHKILDMIGDLSLVGFDFRAHVIAIRSGHQANVAFAQQLYQKLTRETL; this comes from the coding sequence ATGGCAGTAGTAGCTGAAGGAATCGCCACATCTACGAGGACGCAAAACACGATTGGTGAAGCGGTTTCTTTTTCGGGAATCGGAATTCACACCGGCAAGGTGGTATCGATTCGCTTTGTTCCCTCTGAGTGTGGAACAGGGGTTGTGTTTAAACGGATCGACTTGCCTGGTCATCCTGAAATTCCTGCAACCCTGGAGTATGTGTGCGATACTTCTAGAAGCACAACAATTGGGATCTCAGATGTACGAATCCATACAGTCGAACATGTGCTTGCTGCTGTCCGCGCGTGTCAAATCGACAATTTAATCATTGAAATTTCTTCTATCGAGCCTCCTGTCGGAAACGGAAGTAGCGATGTGTTTATCGAAATGATCAAAAAAGTTGGTGTTGTTGGGCAAGAAGGCTCCGCTCCAATTGTCTATTTGGATCAACCGATTTATTGGTCTGAAGAGGAGGTTCATGTTGTTGCTATTCCTTATGATGGATACAAGATCAGCTATACTTTGAATTATCCTGATTCAGCGATTCTAAAATGCCAGTATCAGTCTTTTGAAATTACAGAAGAAATATTTATCAAAGAGCTCTCGCAATGCCGCACTTTTTCAGAGTATCGAGAAGTCGAAATGCTGATGAAGCGCGGGTTGATTAAAGGAGGAAGTCTGGACAACGCTGTCATCATTAAGGACGAGGCTGTTTTTAGCAAAGGAGGCCTCTACTTTCAAGATGAGATGGCAAGGCATAAAATTTTGGATATGATTGGAGACCTTTCACTGGTTGGGTTTGACTTCCGTGCTCATGTGATTGCAATCCGATCAGGACATCAAGCCAATGTTGCGTTTGCTCAACAACTTTATCAAAAGCTTACAAGGGAGACCCTCTGA
- the lnt gene encoding apolipoprotein N-acyltransferase — MKIEPLSKKISILCLLISWGIVSFGQPAWSFATSFLASILGYALIFRLLVGKANWKMRFFIGFIWFAAVQLTQLSWTLSHPYLYIVAPWLLYSLLMGLQFGLISVLADPRKVTEWTRILMICSVWTLCEWSRLFFLSGFAFNPSGMALAGNLYTLQVSSLAGVFGLSFYVLLTNLILLRVWLLPFKWKRFAVFAVFAALPFAFGAVQLVLHQGKVEKSSKVKALLIQTAFPVEEGIHFTSHQDYFDHVFDEWKQIYTLASKYREKPVDLLALPEFVVPFGTYSFVYRYDDVKRMIEERFGSNALKKAAPLVLPFASEDEKGVSVNNAFLSQTLANLFDSQVVIGLEDAEDRKGKRHYFSSAIYFTPLKEDEYRHRRYEKRILVPMGEYIPFSFCRNLAAQYGVFGSFTPGKEAVVWGNDGCRFGVSICYEEIFGDMMRENRTKGATLLLNLTSDAWFPQSKLVRQHFEHARLRTVENGIPLTRACNTGITACVDALGRDVAVLGDSDDEREKLSGALYVDVPMYHYRTLYSQFGDRLIIGFSLLCILLFFRAGKRDQT, encoded by the coding sequence GTGAAAATTGAGCCACTCTCTAAAAAAATTAGTATTTTGTGCCTTCTCATCTCTTGGGGAATCGTTTCTTTTGGACAGCCAGCCTGGAGTTTTGCGACCTCTTTTTTGGCATCGATCCTGGGATACGCACTTATTTTCCGTTTACTTGTTGGGAAGGCGAATTGGAAAATGCGGTTTTTTATCGGATTTATTTGGTTTGCAGCGGTGCAGCTTACTCAGCTTTCCTGGACTTTATCCCACCCCTATTTGTACATTGTTGCTCCCTGGCTGCTTTATTCCCTTTTAATGGGACTACAGTTCGGTTTGATTTCTGTATTGGCCGATCCACGCAAGGTAACAGAGTGGACCCGCATTTTGATGATTTGTTCTGTTTGGACTTTGTGCGAATGGTCCCGCTTGTTTTTTCTTTCAGGTTTCGCTTTCAACCCTTCTGGAATGGCTTTGGCTGGAAATCTCTATACGCTGCAAGTATCTTCGCTTGCCGGTGTTTTCGGGCTAAGCTTTTATGTTTTGCTGACCAACCTGATCTTGTTGCGAGTTTGGCTTTTGCCATTTAAGTGGAAGCGTTTTGCTGTTTTTGCTGTTTTTGCCGCGCTTCCTTTTGCTTTTGGAGCTGTGCAGCTAGTTTTGCACCAAGGCAAGGTTGAGAAAAGTTCGAAAGTCAAGGCATTATTAATTCAAACCGCTTTTCCTGTCGAGGAGGGGATCCATTTTACTTCTCACCAAGACTATTTCGATCATGTGTTTGATGAATGGAAGCAAATTTACACTCTGGCAAGCAAATATCGGGAAAAACCCGTTGATCTTTTGGCTTTACCGGAATTTGTCGTTCCTTTTGGCACCTATTCGTTTGTTTATAGGTATGACGATGTCAAGCGCATGATAGAAGAACGTTTTGGGAGCAACGCTTTGAAAAAGGCAGCTCCGTTAGTACTCCCCTTTGCATCAGAAGATGAGAAGGGAGTGAGTGTGAACAATGCTTTCCTTTCGCAGACGCTTGCTAATCTTTTTGATAGCCAAGTTGTCATTGGATTGGAAGATGCTGAAGATCGCAAAGGCAAGAGGCATTATTTCAGCTCAGCTATTTATTTTACCCCTTTAAAAGAGGATGAGTATCGCCATAGGAGATATGAAAAAAGAATTTTGGTTCCGATGGGAGAGTACATCCCGTTCAGTTTCTGCCGCAACCTTGCAGCGCAATATGGGGTATTTGGATCTTTTACTCCGGGTAAAGAGGCTGTTGTCTGGGGTAATGACGGTTGCAGATTTGGAGTGTCGATCTGCTATGAAGAGATCTTTGGAGATATGATGCGGGAAAACCGCACCAAGGGCGCAACGTTGTTGCTGAACCTGACCAGCGATGCATGGTTTCCTCAATCGAAATTAGTGAGGCAGCATTTTGAGCATGCGCGATTGAGAACTGTAGAAAACGGAATTCCTCTAACCAGAGCATGCAATACAGGAATCACGGCATGTGTTGACGCATTGGGTAGGGATGTTGCAGTTTTGGGAGATAGCGATGACGAGCGGGAAAAGTTGTCCGGCGCGTTGTATGTCGATGTTCCGATGTACCATTACCGCACACTGTATTCACAGTTTGGAGACAGATTGATTATTGGCTTTTCTTTACTTTGCATACTACTTTTTTTTAGAGCGGGAAAAAGAGATCAAACTTGA
- a CDS encoding CesT family type III secretion system chaperone has protein sequence MYFIHLIKELEMEFNLGIKDPSTEAICLKINEEYHLSFYSKDNGQSVLIESDIYELESSLGKDFYQHMLSANFEGVLPWETYFGINPETNHALLMKKVLLEHIDYDEFLIQLNQFITLYEELQQQLYHWKIESFFHNKPTFEQKSENQNKLFI, from the coding sequence ATGTATTTTATACATTTAATTAAAGAACTAGAAATGGAGTTCAATCTAGGAATAAAAGATCCATCTACTGAAGCGATCTGTCTCAAAATCAATGAAGAGTATCATCTCAGTTTTTATTCCAAAGACAACGGGCAATCAGTCCTCATAGAGAGCGACATCTACGAGCTGGAATCTTCTTTAGGCAAAGATTTTTACCAACACATGCTGTCCGCAAATTTCGAAGGCGTCTTGCCTTGGGAAACTTATTTTGGAATAAATCCAGAGACAAACCATGCACTTCTTATGAAAAAAGTTTTATTAGAACACATTGATTACGATGAATTTCTCATTCAACTGAATCAGTTTATCACTCTATATGAAGAGCTGCAACAACAGCTTTATCATTGGAAAATCGAAAGCTTTTTCCACAACAAGCCTACTTTCGAACAGAAATCAGAAAATCAAAATAAATTATTTATCTAG
- a CDS encoding putative nucleotidyltransferase substrate binding domain-containing protein, producing the protein MMNIDPSSGFISDFSSQQPEDKEKPKVVVTSSSSPLPGHDTKPLTDEVKEVKVVSATLDSSSEVNDVELWYKQTIANMREYGIANVDVDNIEDIQDFFSNNYSFFLGSLSLAAQQKIGPPPTEFAIIGLGSLGRYEAGPYSDLDFAILIEKDNPEIRKYFLTMASEMNKIVMSLNEGVNGISFCEGGLTPPFMQGKSTVQFGSSALLDTPESMAEWSLPTHTPKNFERRENLANPGTISNSMTFSQFMYGDQTLIQRMREATQVLMQQTPEKDEIASYKKWQGGINYGKLVGLQLIQPGQIQPQRSAEANLKKGVLSPIMNIVRGLCIYHGINETNITEGLIKLEKQGHISPKLAVRVIETYQAAYKKRLQLQMSEHNSTYQVQDLTKGEKEEMASVVKDLQQRAEAFTHSRGKSNPFF; encoded by the coding sequence ATGATGAATATAGATCCTTCAAGTGGATTCATTTCCGATTTTTCCAGTCAACAGCCAGAAGACAAAGAGAAACCAAAAGTTGTTGTCACCTCATCCTCTTCCCCCCTTCCTGGCCATGATACAAAACCTTTAACAGATGAAGTCAAAGAGGTTAAAGTCGTTAGCGCAACTTTAGATTCCTCTTCCGAGGTTAACGATGTCGAACTTTGGTACAAGCAAACGATTGCCAATATGCGAGAATATGGAATCGCAAATGTCGATGTCGATAACATTGAGGACATCCAAGATTTTTTTTCAAATAATTACTCATTTTTCTTAGGAAGTTTGTCATTAGCGGCGCAGCAAAAAATAGGTCCTCCACCAACGGAATTTGCAATCATCGGCTTGGGATCTTTGGGAAGATATGAAGCCGGCCCCTATTCGGACCTGGATTTTGCCATCCTGATTGAAAAAGATAATCCGGAAATCAGGAAATATTTCTTAACGATGGCATCTGAAATGAACAAAATCGTCATGTCGCTTAATGAGGGCGTTAATGGGATTTCTTTTTGCGAAGGAGGGCTCACACCACCATTTATGCAAGGAAAATCTACAGTGCAATTCGGAAGCTCAGCTCTTTTGGATACTCCTGAGTCAATGGCTGAATGGTCTTTACCTACTCATACTCCAAAGAATTTTGAGAGAAGAGAAAATTTAGCTAACCCTGGAACAATTAGCAATTCTATGACTTTTTCTCAATTTATGTACGGTGATCAAACACTGATTCAACGAATGCGCGAGGCAACACAAGTGCTGATGCAACAAACACCTGAAAAAGATGAAATCGCCTCTTATAAAAAATGGCAGGGAGGCATTAACTATGGGAAACTTGTTGGACTGCAATTAATACAGCCGGGCCAGATACAGCCTCAAAGATCCGCTGAAGCAAACCTTAAAAAGGGAGTATTAAGCCCTATTATGAATATTGTGAGAGGGTTATGCATTTATCACGGAATCAACGAAACCAATATCACAGAAGGATTGATAAAGCTTGAAAAACAGGGGCATATTTCCCCTAAATTAGCAGTTCGTGTGATAGAGACTTACCAAGCCGCTTACAAAAAAAGGCTCCAACTACAAATGAGCGAACACAACAGCACATATCAAGTGCAAGATTTAACGAAAGGGGAAAAAGAGGAAATGGCTAGTGTTGTCAAGGATTTACAACAAAGAGCTGAAGCATTCACTCATTCGAGGGGAAAATCAAATCCTTTTTTCTAA
- a CDS encoding RsmB/NOP family class I SAM-dependent RNA methyltransferase, with amino-acid sequence MMVAIPIVIQKLGSDIINRQPFRNYHLLRLLKSYEGQEIPLDLCIHRYFKENRSLGSKDRAEIAENIYGMIRWLPLINHLSGTHSSWEKRLETWTGLNPEEYRHNSSIPSHIRYSFPKVLYDLCVAAMGKEKAEEICWECNSPAPTTVRVNRLKATRDKLLKTWGKEYQVAPCEEAKEGIRFLKKINFFQLPEFQSGYFEVQDEGSQLLAAMVEALPGQKVLDYCSGSGGKTLAFAQNMDGKGQIYLHDIRTHILSEAKRRLKRAGIQNAQLLMPDDPKKKNLKKKFDWVLVDAPCSGTGTLRRNPDMKWKFSEEMLKRLLGQQRTIFEQALSYVKPGGKIVYGTCSILKQENQDQVAHFLNTYPIKLHGDIFQSYPAREKMDGFFGACFQVD; translated from the coding sequence ATGATGGTTGCTATACCGATCGTGATCCAAAAATTGGGAAGTGACATAATCAATAGACAACCGTTCCGTAATTATCATTTGCTACGCTTGCTGAAATCTTACGAAGGGCAGGAAATCCCTCTAGATTTGTGCATTCACCGCTATTTTAAAGAAAACCGCTCCCTAGGTTCCAAAGATCGCGCCGAGATCGCGGAAAACATCTATGGAATGATCCGCTGGCTACCGTTGATCAATCACTTGTCAGGCACACACTCCTCTTGGGAGAAAAGGCTCGAAACATGGACTGGATTGAATCCTGAAGAGTACCGCCACAACTCCTCTATTCCAAGCCACATCCGCTACAGCTTTCCAAAAGTGCTATACGACCTATGCGTTGCCGCGATGGGCAAGGAAAAAGCTGAAGAGATTTGCTGGGAATGCAACTCCCCTGCTCCCACAACGGTTAGGGTAAACCGATTAAAAGCAACACGTGACAAGCTTCTTAAAACCTGGGGAAAAGAATACCAAGTCGCTCCTTGTGAAGAGGCAAAAGAAGGAATCCGTTTTTTAAAAAAAATCAATTTTTTCCAGCTCCCGGAATTCCAATCCGGCTATTTTGAAGTGCAAGATGAAGGAAGCCAGCTTTTGGCCGCGATGGTAGAAGCTTTGCCAGGTCAAAAAGTACTAGACTACTGCTCCGGTTCTGGTGGAAAAACCCTTGCTTTCGCACAGAATATGGATGGTAAAGGGCAAATTTACCTGCACGACATTCGAACGCATATTCTCTCAGAAGCAAAAAGAAGGCTGAAAAGAGCCGGCATTCAGAATGCGCAGCTTTTAATGCCTGACGATCCTAAAAAGAAAAATCTGAAAAAAAAATTTGATTGGGTTCTAGTCGATGCTCCTTGCTCTGGAACAGGAACATTGAGAAGAAACCCCGACATGAAATGGAAATTTTCAGAAGAGATGCTTAAACGGTTGCTAGGACAACAACGAACTATCTTCGAGCAAGCACTTAGTTATGTCAAGCCCGGCGGTAAAATTGTCTATGGCACCTGCAGCATTCTCAAACAGGAAAATCAGGATCAGGTTGCACACTT